From Coturnix japonica isolate 7356 chromosome 3, Coturnix japonica 2.1, whole genome shotgun sequence, the proteins below share one genomic window:
- the LOC107311846 gene encoding adenylate kinase 9 isoform X2, producing MASQEEKQSQPFTDIFNEDEAEKSFLLSKPACIIVLGKPCSGKKTLAGKLAQIWKCILIEASEVIQTNINEGTEYGLKCQELLYKGQSISEELVTEMILKKIESPEVAHFGYVLSGFPSLSEEYMTVSQQMEKIRNLKLKPDFLINIKCSDYDLCQRVSGQRQRPDSGEIYQRNQWDPSLIEKQKKNRDQPEEENEEDEAEAEEMEEETEQDSLKMSEMIDQLVQRPEDMLENIKERVGLYKDTMLRSLEDLMAEQDSQYLIELDGNREPDELLASVVSRLQSMDVRNGAPIIRLQSQQEEMLEGVENDELLRVLSSFKLIAPRYRWRRSRWGPVCPVALKNGDIVMGNPELAVSFLGKMYVLSSPEALKMFMLNPRPYLLPPMPMPPCKVLVFGPPLSGRTTVCKLIANKYKGKFLDMAELIQSHVEELREKKAEQVRRYEIEKAKTAVEDSLESEKQSEEPVPSS from the exons ATGGCTtcccaagaagaaaaacagtctcAGCCCTTCACAGATATCTTCAATGAGGATGAAGCtgaaaaatcctttctgttgTCCAAGCCCGCGTGCATAATAGTCCTTGGAAAGCCT tgttcaggaaagaaaacattggcTGGAAAACTAGCACAAAtatggaaatgcattttaatagaaG CTTCGGAAGTAATTCaaacaaatattaatgaagGAACAGAATATGGCCTTAAG TGTCAAGAATTGCTTTACAAAGGtcaaagtatttctgaagaacttGTTACAGAAATGATTCTGAAAAAGATTGAGTCACCAGAAGTTGCACATTTTG GTTATGTTCTCAGTGgatttccttctctctcagaGGAATATATGACTGTTtcacagcaaatggaaaaaataagaaatctgaaattaaaaccaGATTTCCTGATTAACATTAAG TGTTCAGACTATGACTTATGTCAAAGAGTATCAGGACAAAGGCAACGCCCTGATTCAGGGGAAATATATCAGAGGAACCAGTGGGATCCCAGTctaatagaaaaacaaaagaaaaatagagatcAGCCTGAAGAGGAGAATGAAGAAGatgaagctgaagctgaagagatggaagaagag ACTGAGCAAGATTCACTTAAGATGTCAGAAATGATTGATCAATTAGTGCAAAGACCAGAAGACATGCttgaaaatataaaggaaaGAGTTGGCTTGTATAAAGATACAATGCTTCGTTCTTtagaa GATTTGATGGCTGAACAAGATTCACAGTATCTTATTGAACTGGATGGAAATCGGGAACCAGATGAACTTCTTGCT tcagTGGTAAGTCGACTTCAGTCAATGGATGTTCGAAATGGAGCTCCTATAATTAGGCTTCAGAGtcagcaagaagaaatgctggAGGGAGTGGAAAAT GATGAGCTTCTCCGTGTTCTGTCATCATTCAAGCTAATAGCACCCAGATACCGATGGCGTAGAAGCAGGTGGGGACCAGTATGTCCTGTGGCTCTCAAGAATGGTGATATTGTAATGGGAAACCCAGAGCTGGCTGTCAG TTTTCTAGGTAAAATGTACGTGCTGTCATCCCCAGAGGCACTGAAAATGTTCATGTTGAATCCGCGCCCTTACTTGTTACCACCAATGCCAATGCCTCCTTGTAAAGTTCTAGTATTTGGCCCTCCACTGTCAGGGAGAACAACTGTTTGTAAACTAAttgcaaacaaatacaaaggAAAG TTTCTTGATATGGCTGAACTCATTCAATCTCATGTGgaagaattaagagaaaaaaaagctgagcaaGTGCGAAGGTATGAAATAGAAAAGGCTAAAACAGCAGTGGAAGATAGCTTGGAATCTGAAAAGCAATCGGAAGAACCGG TGCCAAGTAGTTAA